The following are encoded together in the Hydractinia symbiolongicarpus strain clone_291-10 chromosome 14, HSymV2.1, whole genome shotgun sequence genome:
- the LOC130626142 gene encoding ras-like GTP-binding protein RHO has product MAAIRKKLVIVGDGACGKTCLLIVFSKDQFPEVYVPTVFENYVADIEVDGKQVELALWDTAGQEDYDRLRPLSYPDTDVILMCFSIDSPDSLENIPEKWTPEVKHFCPNVPIILVGNKKDLRNDETTKWELQKMKQEPVKIEQGREMAEKINAFSYLECSAKSKEGVREVFETATRAALQVELALWDTAGQEDYDRLRPLSYPDTDVILMCFSIDSPDSFENIPEKWTPEVKHFCPNVPIVLVGNKKDLRNDEYTIRELQKTKQQPVKFEQGREMAEKINAFSYLECSAMLREGVREVFESATRAAIQAKKKKKGSCAVL; this is encoded by the exons ATGGCAGCCATTCGTAAAAAGTTGGTAATTGTTGGTGATGGAGCTTGTGGAAAAACTTGTCTCCTTATTGTGTTTTCCAAAGATCAATTCCCAGAAGTGTACGTACCAACTGTATTTGAAAACTATGTTGCTGATATAGAAGTAGATGGCAAACAAGTCGAATTGGCATTGTGGGATACAGCTGGACAAGAAGATTACGACAGATTGAGACCGTTATCATATCCTGACACTGATGTTATTCTTATGTGCTTTTCCATAGATTCACCAGACAGTTTAGAAAATATTCCTGAGAAATGGACTCCAGAAGTAAAACACTTCTGCCCAAATGTCCCTATTATTTTAGTTGGCAACAAAAAAGATTTGCGTAATGACGAAACTACAAAATGGGAATTACAGAAAATGAAGCAAGAGCCTGTAAAAATTGAACAGGGAAGAGAAATGGCAGAGAAAATTAATGCTTTTTCATATCTTGAATGTTCTGCTAAATCTAAAGAAGGTGTACGTGAGGTTTTTGAAACAGCAACACGGGCTGCACT ACAAGTCGAATTGGCATTGTGGGATACAGCTGGACAAGAAGATTACGACAGATTAAGACCGTTATCATATCCTGACACTGATGTTATTCTGATGTGCTTTTCCATAGATTCCCCAGACAGTTTTGAAAATATTCCAGAGAAATGGACTCCAGAAGTAAAACATTTCTGTCCTAATGTACCTATTGTCTTAgttggaaataaaaaagatttgcgTAATGATGAATATACAATAAGAGAattgcaaaaaacaaaacaacagccTGTAAAATTCGAACAAGGAAGAGAAATGGCTGAAAAAATTAATGCGTTTTCATATCTTGAATGTTCAGCTATGTTGCGAGAAGGTGTACGTGAAGTTTTCGAAAGTGCAACACGAGCTGCGATTCaagcaaagaagaaaaaaaagggaAGTTGCGCTGTGTTGTGA
- the LOC130626140 gene encoding mitochondrial-processing peptidase subunit beta-like: protein MASKVASCMFRGRTFWSKLCRPQISLYSVNRSQSTLSAYEESLYNVPETVVSALPSGLRIASEDSGIDTCTVGVWIDAGSRFENESNNGVAHFLEHMAFKGTKNRSQLQLELEVENMGAHLNAYTSREQTVYYAKCFKKDLPKAVNILADIIQHPVLDEGAIERERGVILREMQEVDTQLEEVVFDHLHATAYQGTPLGMTILGPSKNVKSITKADLQNYIDTHYSAPRIVLAAAGGIDHQQLVKLAEENFGGLKTTYNEEEKLKPCRFTGSEVRVRDDDMPLAHIALTVEGCGWSSPDYFTLMVANMIFGSWDRSLGGAKNVAGPLAADVHKNNLAHSYMSFNTCYTDTGLWGAYMVCDRMKIDDMVYVAQREWMRLCTSVTEAEVNRAKNILKTNILLQFDGSTPICEDIGRQMLTYGRRIPLPELNQRIDMIDAKTVKDVCTKYIYDKCPAVAAVGPVEQLPDYNRVRGAMYWLRL from the exons ATGGCGTCTAAGGTGGCGAGTTGTATGTTCAGAGGTCGTACGTTTTGGAGCAAGCTATGTCGACCACAG ATTTCTTTGTATTCAGTCAACAGATCACAAAGTACATTGTCAGCATATGAAGAG tcATTATATAATGTACCTGAAACAGTAGTCAGTGCCTTACCTAGTGGACTTCGAATTGCATCAGAAGATTCTGGTATTGATACTTGTACG GTTGGTGTTTGGATTGATGCTGGAAgtcgttttgaaaatgaaagtAACAATGGAGTCGCACATTTTTTGGAGCACATGGCATTTaag GGAACAAAAAATAGGTCACAATTGCAGTTAGAGCTTGAA GTGGAAAATATGGGAGCACACTTAAATGCTTATACATCACGTGAACAAACTGTTTACTATGCTAAATGCTTCAAGAAGGACTTACCAAAAG cTGTAAATATTCTTGCTGATATCATACAGCACCCTGTACTGGATGAAGGTGCAATCGAAAGAGAAAGGGGTGTTATTTTGCGTGAAATGCAG gAAGTTGACACCCAATTAGAAGAAGTAGTTTTCGATCACTTGCATGCTACTGCATATCAAGGAACACCATTAGGAATGACTATTCTTGGACCATCAAAGAATGTCAA ATCAATCACGAAAGCTGATCTACAAAATTACATCGACACACATTACAGCGCACCACGTATTGTGTTGGCAGCAGCTGGTGGTATTGACCATCAACAACTTGTTAAATTAGCAGAAGAAAATTTTGGTGGATTGAAAACCACCTACAATGAAGAAGAAAAACTAAAACCATGTCGATTTACTGGCTCAGAA GTACGTGTTCGTGACGATGATATGCCCCTTGCACACATAGCGTTAACGGTGGAGGGTTGTGGGTGGTCAAGTCCTGATTACTTTACTTTAATGGTAGCCAACATGATATTTGGCAGTTGGGACAGATCTCTCGGTGGTGCAAAAAATGTTGCAGGTCCACTTGCAGCTGATGTTCACAAAAATAATTTGGCTCACAGTTACATGTCTTTTAATACCTGTTACACGGATACTGGTTTGTGGGGCGCTTACATGGTGTGTGATCGCATGAAAATTGATGACATGGTGTATGTTGCACAAAGAGAATG GATGAGGTTATGTACTAGTGTAACGGAAGCCGAAGTAAATCGAGCAAAGAACATATTGAAGACGAACATTTTGTTGCAATTTGATG GTTCTACTCCGATTTGCGAAGATATAGGAAG ACAAATGCTGACTTATGGCCGCCGAATTCCGTTGCCAGAACTTAACCAGAGAATCGAT ATGATTGACGCCAAAACTGTTAAAGATGTTTGCACGAAATATATTTACGACAAGTGTCCTGCAGTAGCTGCAGTTG gTCCTGTCGAGCAACTTCCCGATTACAATCGTGTAAGAGGAGCGATGTATTGGTTACGTTTATAA